In one Nocardioides luteus genomic region, the following are encoded:
- the trpD gene encoding anthranilate phosphoribosyltransferase translates to MTSAPNSWPEVLTTLVAGQSLSAHQSAWAMGEILSGEATSAQIAAFAVGLRAKGETVDELAGVADGMLAKANPIFVPGRVLDIVGTGGDRSFSVNISTMSAIVAAGAGAKIVKHGNRSASSKSGSADVLEALGIRLDLDVSRVGEVAEEAGITFLFAAAFHPAMRHAAAARREIGIATVFNLLGPLTNPARPASSAIGCADAAAAPVMAGVFARRGVDAWVFRGDDGLDELTTTTTSHVWMVSQGVVTEASVEPLDHGIARATAEDLRGDDAAYNAAVVRRLLAGEKGAVRDAVLLNAGAALAVHDAGSGSVDERLSGGIARAADAIDSGAAQAVLDRWVAATSR, encoded by the coding sequence ATGACGTCCGCCCCCAACTCCTGGCCTGAGGTCCTCACCACGCTGGTCGCGGGACAGTCCCTGTCCGCGCACCAGTCGGCGTGGGCGATGGGGGAGATCCTCTCGGGCGAGGCGACGAGCGCGCAGATCGCCGCCTTCGCGGTGGGGTTGCGCGCCAAGGGCGAGACCGTCGACGAGCTCGCCGGGGTCGCCGACGGGATGCTGGCCAAGGCCAACCCGATCTTCGTGCCCGGGCGCGTGCTCGACATCGTCGGCACCGGTGGTGACCGGTCGTTCTCGGTCAACATCTCCACCATGTCGGCGATCGTCGCGGCCGGTGCCGGCGCCAAGATCGTCAAGCACGGCAACCGGTCCGCCTCCTCCAAGTCGGGGTCGGCCGACGTGCTCGAGGCGCTCGGGATCCGGCTCGACCTCGACGTCTCGCGTGTCGGCGAGGTGGCCGAGGAGGCCGGGATCACCTTCCTGTTCGCCGCTGCCTTCCACCCCGCGATGCGTCATGCCGCCGCCGCCCGGCGGGAGATCGGCATCGCCACCGTCTTCAACCTGCTCGGCCCACTGACCAACCCGGCGCGACCCGCGTCCTCCGCGATCGGCTGCGCCGATGCCGCCGCTGCGCCGGTCATGGCCGGCGTCTTCGCCCGCCGTGGCGTCGACGCCTGGGTCTTCCGCGGCGACGACGGCCTCGACGAGCTCACCACCACCACGACGTCCCACGTGTGGATGGTTTCGCAGGGCGTCGTGACCGAGGCGAGCGTCGAGCCGCTCGACCACGGCATCGCCCGCGCCACCGCCGAGGACCTGCGCGGCGACGACGCCGCCTACAACGCCGCTGTCGTCCGCCGCCTGCTGGCGGGGGAGAAGGGCGCCGTACGCGACGCGGTGCTGCTCAACGCCGGCGCCGCCCTCGCGGTCCACGACGCCGGCTCCGGCAGTGTCGACGAGCGGCTCTCCGGTGGTATCGCCCGGGCAGCTGACGCCATCGACTCGGGGGCTGCTCAGGCGGTGCTCGACCGGTGGGTCGCGGCTACATCGCGTTGA
- the ctaE gene encoding aa3-type cytochrome oxidase subunit III, giving the protein MAGVATVSTLPTARLHGHHDRPSMVSVGTIIWLASELMFFAALFAAYFTIRAVSPEVWEANTEGLNIPFAAVNTTILVLSSFTCQFGVFAAERGQVGRKGSLLAIRLWGLREWFILTYLMGAIFIAGQATEYAALVQEGIALNRGITGPDDPYGSVFYLTTGFHGLHVTGGLIAFLFVLGRTYVAKRFTHEQAVSAIVVSYYWHFVDVVWIGLFATIYLLK; this is encoded by the coding sequence ATGGCGGGCGTGGCGACAGTATCGACTCTTCCAACAGCCCGCCTGCACGGGCATCACGACCGTCCGAGCATGGTCAGCGTGGGGACGATCATCTGGCTCGCAAGCGAGCTGATGTTCTTCGCGGCGCTGTTCGCGGCCTACTTCACGATCCGCGCGGTCAGCCCCGAGGTGTGGGAGGCAAACACCGAGGGACTCAACATCCCGTTCGCGGCGGTCAACACGACCATCCTCGTGCTGTCGTCGTTCACCTGCCAGTTCGGCGTCTTCGCCGCCGAGCGCGGCCAGGTCGGACGTAAGGGCTCCCTGCTCGCGATCCGTCTGTGGGGTCTGCGTGAGTGGTTCATCCTCACCTACCTCATGGGTGCGATCTTCATCGCCGGTCAGGCGACGGAGTACGCGGCCCTGGTGCAGGAAGGCATCGCCCTCAACCGGGGCATCACCGGTCCCGACGACCCCTACGGCTCTGTCTTCTACCTGACCACCGGCTTCCACGGCCTGCACGTCACCGGCGGTCTGATCGCCTTCCTCTTCGTGCTCGGCCGGACCTACGTCGCCAAGCGCTTCACCCACGAGCAGGCCGTCTCCGCGATCGTCGTGTCCTACTACTGGCACTTCGTCGACGTGGTGTGGATCGGCCTGTTCGCGACCATCTACCTCCTCAAGTGA
- the qcrC gene encoding cytochrome bc1 complex diheme cytochrome c subunit, translated as MRLLNRSVGRLSRHRRRPLAGAAVLLVALLSTGGAYAALAPASQAEQEKDNAALVAEGKELFMINCSTCHGSNGEGITTQNGKLYGPSLIGVGAASVDFQVGTGRMPMAQPGAQVEVKDPSFNQDEIDAMAAYVASLGPGPAIPDEEQYDPETYASEKEKEEAVTLGGQIFLTNCTACHNFTGAGGAMPRGGEAPSILNTDPKHIYEAMLTGPQSMDTFSDGNISPEEKKAVISYVESMKEQPDYGGFNNGSLGPVTEGIVAWIVGLGVLVAFAVWIASHTTRTNQTKKGSAK; from the coding sequence GTGCGTCTACTGAACCGCTCCGTCGGTCGACTGTCGCGGCACCGTCGCCGCCCGTTGGCCGGTGCCGCCGTGCTCCTGGTCGCCCTGTTGAGCACCGGCGGTGCGTACGCCGCTCTCGCCCCGGCCTCCCAGGCCGAGCAGGAGAAGGACAACGCCGCCCTCGTCGCCGAGGGCAAAGAGCTCTTCATGATCAACTGCTCCACCTGCCACGGCTCCAACGGTGAGGGCATCACCACCCAGAACGGGAAGCTCTACGGCCCCTCCCTGATCGGTGTCGGTGCCGCCTCCGTCGACTTCCAGGTCGGCACCGGCCGGATGCCGATGGCCCAGCCCGGTGCGCAGGTCGAGGTCAAGGACCCGAGCTTCAACCAGGACGAGATCGACGCCATGGCCGCGTACGTCGCCAGCCTCGGCCCCGGCCCGGCGATCCCGGACGAGGAGCAGTACGACCCGGAGACCTACGCCTCCGAGAAGGAGAAGGAGGAGGCGGTCACCCTCGGTGGCCAGATCTTCCTGACCAACTGCACCGCCTGCCACAACTTCACCGGTGCCGGCGGCGCGATGCCGCGCGGCGGCGAGGCTCCGAGCATCCTCAACACCGACCCGAAGCACATCTACGAGGCGATGCTGACCGGTCCGCAGTCCATGGACACCTTCTCCGACGGCAACATCAGCCCGGAGGAGAAGAAGGCGGTCATCTCCTACGTCGAGTCGATGAAGGAGCAGCCCGACTACGGCGGCTTCAACAACGGTTCGCTCGGTCCTGTGACCGAGGGCATCGTCGCCTGGATCGTCGGTCTCGGCGTCCTGGTGGCCTTCGCCGTGTGGATCGCCTCGCACACCACGCGCACCAACCAGACCAAGAAGGGATCTGCCAAGTGA
- the qcrA gene encoding cytochrome bc1 complex Rieske iron-sulfur subunit, whose translation MSSDLSEIEKHDDSHPELNAHTDALLPDPGMHEHHWRPTDVDPKAEKRAERQVSLFFGLSALCSVLFVVAYFTIKPGYDGDVWAGYGASNLALGSTLGLALLFLGIGVIQWARKLVVDIEHAEDRHPAASSPATREVAVAELKAALHESGMARRPFIRNAMIGSAALLGLPAIVMLKDLGQTNAQITEEQPYPGAGLEHTVWDAGVRVVRDVVGTPIRPGDLEVGDLVNAEPATIFDGSLHGAPLQIAKSKAATILLRMDPNDIANDVTRNWSVNGIVAYSKICTHVGCPISLNERTTHHLLCPCHQSTFDLADHGKVIFGPAGRHLPQLPLGVDADGFLVALSDYPEPVGVSYWERNTYDIDEIFDDWSKDHAADAEQYGYKEGGQ comes from the coding sequence GTGAGCAGCGATCTCAGCGAGATCGAGAAGCACGACGACTCGCACCCCGAGCTCAACGCGCACACGGACGCGCTGCTGCCCGACCCGGGCATGCACGAGCATCACTGGCGTCCTACCGACGTCGACCCGAAGGCGGAGAAGCGCGCCGAGCGTCAGGTGAGCCTCTTCTTCGGTCTCTCCGCGCTGTGCTCGGTGCTGTTCGTGGTCGCCTACTTCACCATCAAGCCGGGCTACGACGGTGACGTCTGGGCCGGTTACGGCGCCTCCAACCTGGCGCTGGGCTCGACCCTCGGACTCGCGCTCCTCTTCCTCGGTATCGGTGTCATCCAGTGGGCCCGCAAGCTCGTCGTCGACATCGAGCACGCCGAGGACCGCCACCCGGCCGCCTCCTCCCCCGCCACCCGCGAGGTGGCCGTCGCCGAGCTCAAGGCCGCGCTCCACGAGTCCGGCATGGCTCGCCGCCCGTTCATCCGCAACGCGATGATCGGCTCGGCCGCCCTGCTGGGTCTGCCCGCGATCGTGATGCTCAAGGACCTGGGCCAGACCAACGCCCAGATCACCGAGGAGCAGCCCTACCCCGGTGCCGGCCTCGAGCACACCGTCTGGGACGCCGGCGTGCGCGTCGTGCGCGACGTGGTCGGCACCCCGATCCGCCCGGGCGACCTGGAGGTCGGTGACCTGGTCAACGCCGAGCCGGCGACGATCTTCGACGGCAGCCTGCACGGTGCGCCGCTGCAGATCGCCAAGTCGAAGGCGGCCACCATCCTGCTCCGCATGGACCCCAACGACATCGCCAACGACGTGACCCGCAACTGGTCGGTCAACGGCATCGTGGCCTACTCCAAGATCTGCACCCACGTCGGTTGCCCGATCTCGCTGAACGAGCGCACCACGCACCACCTGCTGTGCCCGTGCCACCAGTCGACCTTCGACCTCGCCGACCACGGCAAGGTCATCTTCGGTCCGGCCGGCCGTCACCTGCCGCAGCTGCCGCTGGGCGTCGACGCGGACGGCTTCCTCGTTGCCCTCTCCGACTACCCTGAGCCTGTGGGCGTCAGCTACTGGGAGCGCAACACCTACGACATCGACGAGATCTTCGACGACTGGTCAAAGGACCACGCCGCCGATGCTGAGCAGTACGGCTACAAGGAGGGCGGACAGTGA
- the qcrB gene encoding cytochrome bc1 complex cytochrome b subunit, producing the protein MSTDTSKVAASNGTNPAAPAGKPTKAGAAANWADERLGLGGLSKFLSRKIFPDHWSFMLGEIALWSFVVLLVTGVFLTLWFKPSMAEITYQGSYAPLRGIDMSEAMASTLDISFDVRGGLLLRQVHHWAAMLFIASMMIHMMRVFFTGAHRKPREINWVIGATLLLLGTLEGFTGYSLPDDLLSGTGIRAADGFMMAIPIVGTYISFFLFGGEFPGDDIIPRLFTIHVLLIPALLLALIGAHLILLIYHKHTQWPGPGRTEKNVVGYPMVPNYISKMTGFFFITFGVTALLGAFFSLNPVWKFGPYDPTKVTAGSQPDWYMGWPDGALRIMPGWESHFWGSTWSWNIFFPVIVLPMAAWMVVLMLPFIEAWITGDKREHHLLQRPRNAPTRTATFVALMTFYAGFWAAGGNDIIAIKFDLSINQITYFLRAFVFLGPIVAFIITRRWCISLQRHDNEKLLHGYETGTVIRTPEGAYHEKHLPLPEDEAFAMTVRDRGRAGEEPELKKNGKQSFRAKLRAFYYDHDVDKPTAQELSEAHHHAEHEAHELAAHEGHQVDGHDFDDHRHSAIEEPLSH; encoded by the coding sequence GTGAGCACCGACACGTCCAAGGTTGCCGCCAGTAACGGCACCAATCCCGCTGCCCCGGCGGGCAAGCCGACCAAGGCAGGTGCGGCGGCCAACTGGGCCGACGAGCGCCTCGGCCTCGGCGGCCTGAGCAAGTTCCTCTCCCGCAAGATCTTCCCCGACCACTGGTCGTTCATGCTGGGTGAGATCGCGCTGTGGAGCTTCGTGGTCCTGCTGGTCACCGGTGTCTTCCTGACCCTGTGGTTCAAGCCGTCGATGGCCGAGATCACCTACCAGGGCTCCTACGCGCCGCTCCGCGGCATCGACATGTCCGAGGCGATGGCCTCGACGCTGGACATCTCCTTCGACGTACGCGGCGGTCTGCTGCTGCGCCAGGTCCACCACTGGGCGGCGATGCTGTTCATCGCCTCGATGATGATCCACATGATGCGCGTCTTCTTCACCGGCGCGCACCGCAAGCCGCGTGAGATCAACTGGGTCATCGGCGCCACGCTGCTGCTCCTCGGCACGCTCGAGGGCTTCACCGGCTACTCGCTCCCCGACGACCTGCTCTCCGGCACCGGTATCCGGGCCGCGGACGGGTTCATGATGGCGATCCCGATCGTGGGGACCTACATCTCGTTCTTCCTGTTCGGAGGCGAGTTCCCAGGCGATGACATCATCCCGCGCCTGTTCACGATCCACGTGCTGTTGATCCCGGCGCTGCTGCTGGCGCTGATCGGTGCCCACCTGATCCTGCTGATCTACCACAAGCACACCCAGTGGCCTGGACCCGGCCGCACCGAGAAGAACGTCGTCGGCTACCCGATGGTGCCGAACTACATCTCCAAGATGACCGGCTTCTTCTTCATCACCTTCGGTGTGACCGCCCTGCTCGGTGCCTTCTTCTCGCTCAACCCGGTGTGGAAGTTCGGGCCGTACGACCCGACCAAGGTCACCGCCGGCTCGCAGCCCGACTGGTACATGGGCTGGCCCGACGGCGCGCTGCGCATCATGCCGGGCTGGGAGTCGCACTTCTGGGGCTCGACCTGGTCGTGGAACATCTTCTTCCCGGTCATCGTGCTGCCGATGGCGGCCTGGATGGTCGTGCTGATGCTCCCGTTCATCGAGGCCTGGATCACCGGTGACAAGCGCGAGCACCACCTGCTCCAGCGCCCGCGCAACGCTCCGACCCGCACCGCCACGTTCGTCGCGCTGATGACGTTCTACGCGGGCTTCTGGGCCGCGGGCGGCAACGACATCATCGCGATCAAGTTCGACCTCTCGATCAACCAGATCACCTACTTCCTGCGGGCGTTCGTGTTCCTGGGTCCGATCGTGGCGTTCATCATCACGCGTCGTTGGTGCATCTCGCTGCAGCGTCACGACAACGAGAAGCTGCTGCACGGCTACGAGACCGGCACGGTCATCCGTACGCCGGAGGGCGCCTACCACGAGAAGCACCTGCCGCTTCCCGAGGACGAGGCCTTCGCCATGACCGTCCGCGACCGCGGCCGGGCCGGCGAGGAGCCGGAGCTGAAGAAGAACGGCAAGCAGTCGTTCCGCGCCAAGCTCCGCGCCTTCTACTACGACCACGACGTGGACAAGCCCACCGCCCAGGAGCTCAGCGAGGCGCACCACCACGCCGAGCACGAGGCTCACGAGCTGGCCGCCCACGAGGGTCACCAGGTCGACGGTCACGACTTCGACGATCACCGCCACTCGGCGATCGAGGAGCCCCTCAGCCACTGA
- a CDS encoding MurR/RpiR family transcriptional regulator, translated as MTSAPVLPAIRAAMPRLNPSERAVAEVVLTRSEWAIEATTAEIAAEASVSTATVVRAAQRLGFRGFPHLKVLLARDLGSAKTETTEGGSPLTVVRSFFADIADSASDMVGLLSEEQVSRAVELLAEARSILVAGTGVSSPVAQDIAMRLGSQGLSTVAPSDHLDQLIRARLLQPGDVCVVVSGTGATAPTIQVAQAAVAGGAAVIALTSFTGTQLTKLAEVELVTPQGGRAGFRQELDSIIRIPQLILGNALVAAVAARDPEAAANVRARVLEVVGGELDPQG; from the coding sequence ATGACGAGTGCGCCGGTTCTTCCCGCCATCCGGGCCGCCATGCCGCGGCTCAACCCTTCCGAGCGCGCGGTCGCCGAGGTCGTGCTGACCCGCTCGGAGTGGGCCATCGAAGCGACCACCGCCGAGATCGCCGCCGAGGCCTCCGTCTCGACCGCGACCGTGGTTCGTGCCGCGCAGAGACTCGGGTTCCGCGGCTTCCCGCACCTCAAGGTGCTGCTGGCCCGCGACCTGGGTTCGGCCAAGACCGAGACGACCGAGGGGGGCAGCCCGCTGACGGTGGTGCGCTCCTTCTTCGCCGACATCGCCGACTCCGCCTCCGACATGGTCGGCCTCCTCTCCGAGGAGCAGGTCAGCCGGGCCGTCGAGCTGCTCGCCGAGGCCCGTTCGATCCTCGTCGCCGGCACCGGGGTCTCCTCCCCGGTGGCCCAGGACATCGCGATGCGGCTGGGCTCCCAGGGCCTCAGCACCGTCGCGCCCAGCGACCACCTCGACCAGCTCATCCGGGCTCGGCTGCTCCAGCCCGGCGACGTCTGCGTCGTCGTCAGCGGCACCGGCGCCACCGCGCCCACGATCCAGGTCGCCCAGGCGGCCGTCGCCGGGGGAGCGGCCGTGATCGCGCTGACCTCCTTCACCGGCACCCAGCTGACCAAGCTGGCCGAGGTCGAGCTGGTCACCCCGCAGGGCGGCCGGGCCGGGTTCCGTCAGGAGCTCGACTCGATCATCCGGATCCCGCAGCTGATCCTCGGCAACGCTCTCGTCGCCGCCGTGGCGGCCCGCGACCCCGAGGCCGCGGCCAACGTACGCGCCCGGGTGCTCGAGGTCGTCGGCGGCGAGCTCGACCCGCAGGGCTGA
- the phnE gene encoding phosphonate ABC transporter, permease protein PhnE, protein MTEATATRPKPPPKWPYTVAGLTLIGIVLIAGWSLDDAKWERLPQFPGEILQYAGQMLDGLLTWPGAHPEGQADPELTYGDWWLQSLKLMGESVALAWIGTCVGALFSFPLAFLAASNTSPLVVRVPVRLFFNAIRAVPEILLAVIVMLPLFGLNPMAGAMAIGVHSIGSLGKLTLENIEAVDPRPVEAVAAAGASWWQRIRAAVIPQMLPETVAFWLYRFEVNIRASAILGVVSAGGIGALLNRVLRGREWEWGGIMLAVIIIVTILVDQLSAALRHRILHGAEATAVAA, encoded by the coding sequence GTGACCGAGGCGACCGCCACGCGGCCCAAGCCACCGCCGAAGTGGCCCTACACCGTGGCCGGGCTGACGCTGATCGGCATCGTGCTGATCGCCGGTTGGTCCCTGGACGACGCCAAGTGGGAGCGGCTGCCGCAGTTCCCGGGAGAGATCCTGCAGTACGCCGGCCAGATGCTCGACGGCTTGCTGACCTGGCCGGGAGCCCATCCCGAGGGTCAGGCCGACCCGGAGCTCACCTACGGAGACTGGTGGCTGCAGTCCTTGAAGCTGATGGGGGAGTCGGTCGCGCTCGCCTGGATCGGCACCTGCGTCGGAGCGCTGTTCTCCTTCCCGCTGGCGTTCCTGGCCGCCTCCAACACCTCGCCGCTGGTCGTACGCGTCCCGGTGCGGCTCTTCTTCAACGCCATCCGCGCGGTCCCGGAGATCCTGCTCGCGGTGATCGTCATGCTGCCCCTGTTCGGGCTCAACCCGATGGCGGGAGCGATGGCGATCGGCGTCCACTCGATCGGCTCGCTGGGCAAGCTGACGCTGGAGAACATCGAGGCCGTCGATCCGCGCCCGGTCGAGGCGGTCGCCGCCGCCGGCGCGTCGTGGTGGCAGCGCATCCGGGCTGCGGTGATCCCGCAGATGCTTCCCGAGACCGTGGCGTTCTGGCTATACCGCTTCGAGGTGAACATCAGGGCAAGCGCAATCCTCGGCGTCGTGAGCGCCGGTGGAATTGGAGCGCTTTTAAACCGTGTCCTTCGGGGCAGAGAATGGGAGTGGGGTGGAATCATGCTAGCTGTGATCATCATCGTGACGATCCTGGTGGACCAGCTGTCTGCAGCGCTGCGTCACCGGATCCTGCACGGCGCCGAGGCCACTGCGGTGGCGGCATGA
- the phnE gene encoding phosphonate ABC transporter, permease protein PhnE, whose translation MSQATLERPGGQRPVRPEQPPPSPLLVGGVLGAVAITVVAGWAIDFSLAPVIEQWPMLTSILAEVVRPEWQEITDPSSRLWTALMETAAIAVIATFVGSLIALGVALLGSKVSAPPAVYRVIKPVMSVIRSLPDMAYALVFVAVVTGPLPGILALTIFNIGIVAKLTAESIDAVDPGPLEALDAAGATRWQRARAAIVPQILPNYASYVLYVFELNVRASVVLGAVGAGGIGQLIMLYFNRADYARLAAVVIVIFVVVVAIDLLSQILRRRLV comes from the coding sequence ATGAGTCAGGCCACCCTCGAGCGCCCGGGCGGCCAGCGCCCGGTCCGCCCGGAGCAGCCGCCGCCGAGCCCGCTGCTCGTCGGCGGCGTTCTCGGTGCCGTCGCGATCACGGTGGTGGCGGGCTGGGCGATCGACTTCTCGCTCGCCCCGGTGATCGAGCAGTGGCCGATGCTGACCTCGATCCTCGCGGAGGTGGTCCGTCCCGAGTGGCAGGAGATCACCGATCCCTCCTCGCGGCTGTGGACCGCCCTCATGGAGACGGCCGCCATCGCGGTCATCGCGACGTTCGTCGGCTCCCTGATCGCCCTCGGCGTGGCTCTGCTGGGCTCCAAGGTCAGCGCGCCACCTGCGGTCTACCGGGTCATCAAGCCGGTGATGTCGGTGATCCGGTCGCTGCCCGACATGGCCTACGCGCTCGTGTTCGTCGCCGTCGTCACCGGTCCGCTTCCCGGGATCCTGGCGCTGACCATCTTCAACATCGGCATCGTCGCCAAGCTGACCGCGGAGAGCATCGACGCCGTCGACCCGGGGCCCCTGGAGGCGCTCGACGCGGCCGGGGCGACCCGCTGGCAGCGGGCCCGTGCGGCGATCGTGCCGCAGATCCTGCCCAACTACGCCTCGTACGTCCTGTACGTCTTCGAGCTCAACGTCCGCGCCTCGGTGGTGCTGGGCGCGGTCGGGGCCGGCGGGATCGGGCAGCTGATCATGCTCTACTTCAACCGGGCCGACTACGCGCGGCTCGCGGCGGTCGTCATCGTCATCTTCGTGGTCGTCGTCGCGATCGACCTGCTCTCCCAGATCCTGCGCAGGAGGCTGGTGTGA
- the phnC gene encoding phosphonate ABC transporter ATP-binding protein has protein sequence MSGSNPGGGPAGGHRIVFDDVSVVYPNGTRGLDGVSLTIPAGEFVVVVGLSGAGKSTLIRTINGLVPVTSGSLSVGGTEVATARGRRLRRLRAEIGMIFQGFNLVTRRSVMGNVLTGRLHAQSWLRSALGVHTKADKEIAFEALERVGIVEKAWVRASELSGGQQQRVAIARALAQQPSVVLADEPVASLDPPTANLVMRDLQRINRDLGITTVVNLHFLDLARRYADRIIGMRAGQVVFDGPAAAADDAVFEKIYGRSLTAEDVSA, from the coding sequence ATGAGCGGCTCGAACCCCGGAGGCGGGCCCGCTGGTGGTCACCGCATCGTCTTCGACGATGTCTCGGTGGTCTACCCGAACGGCACCCGGGGCCTGGACGGGGTCTCCCTGACCATCCCGGCAGGGGAGTTCGTCGTGGTCGTCGGGCTCTCCGGGGCGGGCAAGTCGACGCTCATCCGCACGATCAACGGCCTGGTGCCGGTCACGTCGGGCTCGCTCTCGGTGGGCGGGACCGAGGTGGCCACGGCCCGCGGCCGCCGGCTGCGGCGGCTGCGCGCCGAGATCGGGATGATCTTCCAGGGGTTCAACCTGGTGACCCGTCGCTCGGTGATGGGCAACGTGCTCACCGGCCGGCTGCACGCCCAGTCGTGGCTGCGGTCGGCTCTCGGCGTGCACACGAAGGCCGACAAGGAGATCGCCTTCGAGGCGCTCGAGCGCGTCGGGATCGTCGAGAAGGCATGGGTACGCGCCTCCGAGCTCTCCGGCGGACAGCAGCAGCGGGTCGCGATCGCTCGGGCGCTCGCGCAGCAGCCCTCCGTGGTGCTCGCCGACGAGCCGGTCGCCTCGCTCGACCCGCCCACAGCCAACCTGGTGATGCGCGACCTGCAACGGATCAACCGGGATCTAGGTATCACTACCGTGGTCAACCTGCACTTCCTCGATCTCGCCCGGCGCTACGCCGACCGCATCATCGGCATGCGCGCGGGACAGGTGGTGTTCGACGGCCCCGCTGCCGCGGCCGACGACGCGGTCTTCGAGAAGATCTACGGCCGCTCGCTGACCGCCGAGGACGTATCTGCATGA